A window of Microcystis aeruginosa FD4 contains these coding sequences:
- a CDS encoding transposase, giving the protein MPAIIRGKTGGIKQFIQGNKSYQTTSTMGKDQNNCVTFDLWIVCQYKKGKRNQQGIQYFAYVVYLPSIKLDYIHTAYRQRFGIETSYRIKNICRLKTTNKKPVIRLLFIGISFLLVNIWINLLWRKVCFPRRGGRLIYRELFTFQQMLSFLRQAVDKIYQVVDTIYLPSG; this is encoded by the coding sequence ATGCCAGCAATTATCCGAGGTAAAACAGGGGGAATTAAGCAATTTATTCAAGGAAATAAAAGTTATCAAACTACTTCCACTATGGGGAAAGACCAAAATAATTGTGTAACTTTTGATTTATGGATAGTTTGTCAATATAAAAAAGGCAAGAGAAACCAGCAGGGAATTCAATATTTTGCTTATGTCGTTTATTTACCATCTATTAAACTAGATTATATTCATACTGCCTATCGTCAGCGGTTTGGGATTGAGACTAGCTATAGAATTAAAAATATTTGTCGCCTTAAAACCACTAATAAAAAGCCAGTTATTCGTTTATTATTTATCGGAATTTCCTTTCTTCTTGTTAATATTTGGATTAATTTATTATGGCGAAAAGTTTGTTTTCCGAGACGGGGTGGACGCTTAATTTATCGAGAGTTATTTACTTTTCAACAAATGCTATCGTTTTTAAGGCAAGCCGTTGATAAAATCTATCAAGTTGTTGATACTATCTATTTGCCTTCTGGCTAA